The Streptomyces bacillaris sequence ACGCCCCGCCGCCCCCGGTCCGTCGCACCATCGAAGAACCGAAGGAGTTCCCCATGGAGCACGCTCACGTCCACGTCGTCGGGGGTGGCCTCGCCGGGCTCACCGCCGCGATCACCGCGGCCGAATCCGGCGCCCGCGTCACCCTGTACGAAGGCCACCGCACGCTCGGCGGGCGGGCCAGGACCGCCGACGGCCCCTACCGCGCCAACGAGGGTCCGCACGCCCTCTACCGGCGCGGCCCCCATTGGTCCTGGCTCGCCCGGCGCGGGCTGCTCGGGCCCGTCGTCCCCGTACCGCCCCGCGAAGGCCTCCGGTTCCGGTTCCGCCGCGACGGGGCCGCCCGCAGGACCCCGCCCCTCGCCCTGCTGCGGCTCGCCCGGCGCAGCGCCCGTACGGCGCCCGTGGACGCCGACTTCCGGAGCTGGGCCACCGGGCAGGTCGGCGCGGCGGGCGCCCGGGCCGCCGCGAACTCCGCCGCCACCGCCCTCTTCCACCACGACCCCGGCGCGCTCTCCGCCCGGTTCGTCCAGGAGCGGCTGCACCGGCTCGGCTCGCTCCCGCCCGAGGCCCGCTACCCCGTCGGCGGCTGGGCGCGGCTCGTCGAACGCCTCGCCGGCCGCGCCCGCGGTCTGGGGGTCGCCGTCGAGACGGGTGCCCGCGTCGCCCCCCGTACGCTCGGTGAACTGGCCCGTACGGGACCGGTCGTCGTCGCCACCTCGCTCCCCGCCGCCCGCGTCCTGCTCGACGACGCGTCCCTCACCTGGGAGAGCGGCCGGACCGTCCTGGTGGACCTGGCCCTGCGCACCCGGCGCGGCGACGCGTTCGCGGTCTCGGACCTGGACGCGCCCGGCTGGCTGGAACGGTTCACCGGCCAGGACCCCGGGCTCGCCCCGGCCGGGGAGCAGCTCCTCCAGGGCCAGTTCCCGGTCGGGCCCGACGGGCGGAAGGCCGAGGGGACCGCCCGCGCCGAGGAACTCCTCGACCTCGGCTTCCCCGGCTGGCGGGAGCGCACCACCTGGCGCACCGAGGCGCTGGCCGACGGCCGCACCGGGGCCGTCGACCGCCCCGGCACCACCTGGCGGGACCGGCCCTCCGTCATCCGCGGCGACGGCGTCTTCCTCGCCGGTGACCAGGTCGCCGCCCCCGGCCTCCTCAGCGAGGTCTCCTTCACCAGCGGCCTCGAAGCCGGGCTGCTCGCCGTACGGGGCGCCGGGCGGCACTCCGGGGCGGGGGTTGACCTCAACCGGACTTGAGGTACGAGGGTGGGGGCGGGACGAGCCGACACCGGGCCCACGCGGGTCGCACCACCTGGTCCACCCGGGCGGGTCGCACCACCTGGTCCACCCGGGCGGGTCGCACCACCCGCACCACCCGCACCACTCGCCGAGCCCGAGCACGGCCCGCCCCCACCCGTCGTCCCCGTCGTCAACCGCCCGCCCCCGAGGGAGCCCTCATGCACGCCGTCCGCCTCCACGCCTTCGGTCCCGCCGAGAACCTCACGTACGAGCGGATCGAGGACCCCGTCCCCGGCCCCGGCCAGGTCCGCATCGCGGTCGAGGCCGCCGGCGTACACCTCCTGGACACCGCCCTGCGCGAAGGGCAGACCGGGCCCTACCCCGCCCCCGCCGAACTCCCCACCGTCCCCGGCCGCGAGGTCGCCGGAACCGTCGAGTCCGTGGGCGAGGGCACCGACCCCGGCTGGCTCGGCAAGCGCGTGGTCGCCCATATCGGCATGGCCCCCGGCGGCTACGCCGAACTCACCGTCACCGAGGCCGACAAGATCCACGAGATTCCCGGAACCCTCGGCGCCGCCGAAGCCGTCGCCATGATCGGCACCGGCCGCACCACCCTCGGCATCCTCGGCTTCACCGACCTCGGCCCGGACTCCGTGGCCGTCGTCACGGCGGCGGCGGGCGGGATCGGGACCCTCCTCGTCCAGTACGCCAAGAACGCCGGGGCCACCGTCATCGCCCTGGCCGGCGGCCCCGCCAAGGCCGCCCGCGCGGAGGCGAACGGCGCCGACCTGGCCCTCGACTACACGCTCCCCGACTGGCCCGACCGGGCCCGGGCCTTCCTCGACGCGCACGGCCTGTGGGCGACGGTCGTCTTCGACTCCGTCGGCGGGGCCACCGCCCGCAGCGCGGTCGGCCTCCTCGGCCGGGGCGGGCAGCACATCGTCTACGGCTGGTCCGGCGAGGGGCTCCACGAGGGGCGGCCCCTCACCTTCACCCCGGAGGAGCTGGCCCAACGCGGCATCACCTCCGGCTCCGTCCTCGGGCCCCGGATGATCGAGCGCGGCGGTGGCCTGCGCGCCCTGGAGACCCGCGCCCTCGCGGAGGCGGCGGCGGGCCGGCTGCGCCCCGCCGTCCAGCGCTACCCGCTCGCCGAGGCGGCCGCCGCGCACCGCGAACTGGAGACGCGCGGGACGGTGGGAAAGGTGGTGCTGGAGCCCTGAGTGAGGCCCCCGCGCCCCATCTCACCGCCCCGCCTTAC is a genomic window containing:
- a CDS encoding zinc-binding dehydrogenase, encoding MHAVRLHAFGPAENLTYERIEDPVPGPGQVRIAVEAAGVHLLDTALREGQTGPYPAPAELPTVPGREVAGTVESVGEGTDPGWLGKRVVAHIGMAPGGYAELTVTEADKIHEIPGTLGAAEAVAMIGTGRTTLGILGFTDLGPDSVAVVTAAAGGIGTLLVQYAKNAGATVIALAGGPAKAARAEANGADLALDYTLPDWPDRARAFLDAHGLWATVVFDSVGGATARSAVGLLGRGGQHIVYGWSGEGLHEGRPLTFTPEELAQRGITSGSVLGPRMIERGGGLRALETRALAEAAAGRLRPAVQRYPLAEAAAAHRELETRGTVGKVVLEP
- a CDS encoding NAD(P)-binding protein encodes the protein MEHAHVHVVGGGLAGLTAAITAAESGARVTLYEGHRTLGGRARTADGPYRANEGPHALYRRGPHWSWLARRGLLGPVVPVPPREGLRFRFRRDGAARRTPPLALLRLARRSARTAPVDADFRSWATGQVGAAGARAAANSAATALFHHDPGALSARFVQERLHRLGSLPPEARYPVGGWARLVERLAGRARGLGVAVETGARVAPRTLGELARTGPVVVATSLPAARVLLDDASLTWESGRTVLVDLALRTRRGDAFAVSDLDAPGWLERFTGQDPGLAPAGEQLLQGQFPVGPDGRKAEGTARAEELLDLGFPGWRERTTWRTEALADGRTGAVDRPGTTWRDRPSVIRGDGVFLAGDQVAAPGLLSEVSFTSGLEAGLLAVRGAGRHSGAGVDLNRT